A genomic window from Eriocheir sinensis breed Jianghai 21 chromosome 9, ASM2467909v1, whole genome shotgun sequence includes:
- the LOC126996137 gene encoding fatty acid synthase-like isoform X3, producing MPAYAETVPDAKPGVITSLASPLKPAQSTSAARCQEAVVASGMSGRFPESSSVEEFAHNLFSGVDMVTEDDRRWTPGVHGLPRRSGKLPDLAHFDSSFFSVSPRQAHAMDPQLRILLELTYEAIVDAGYNPTELRGRRIGVYVGVSSSESEEAWTADPANVSGYALTGCCRAMFANRLSYTFDFKGPSFAIDTACSSSMVAMQEAWSAISSGEVEAAVVAGTNLTLKPQNSMQFNALNMLATDGKCKSFDASGNGYVRSEAAAVIFLQRAADARRVYAHVVHVRANTDGSKGEGITFPSGAVQRQLLEEVYSHAGVSPLDVSYVEAHGTGTKAGDPQEVGALADVFCPGRSTPLLVGSVKSNMGHAEPASGLCSIAKVLLAMQHKELPGNLHFTAPNPEIPALNDGRIKVVSENTPWPGGYAAVNSFGFGGANVHVLLRSPSGPSFAQAPPHPTAVLIPSTQRIPDPPATNGVLALDKLASVNGHDSTAKTSDSSAYSSWPRLVVGAGRTEEAVTTMLEGAKAKGTPALYSLLDKLSDMPTTTHPARGFTVVNSEKDIVQVSRTSPNTRPLWLVFSGMGSQWVGCGKALLCYPVFANSLNRCHAALAPYGVDLKNILTSEDPSAMASTAASFASIAAMQVALMDMLRVVGIQEVSGMVGHSVGELGCAYADGALTAEQTVLSAYWRGRAVQEASLPTGAMAAVGLSASEAEKWCEGSVMVACRNSKDSVTLSGPKEAMEKVMEKLTAAEVFCRAVRSEGVAFHHPSLRAAAPRLLQELTKVIPVVRQRSSRWISSSVPESKWGTVEASAASPQYLVNNLLSPVLFADALEKIPAEAVVVEVSPHGLLQAILRRSLTQATPIPLIRKDAKCIHTHFLEAIGKMYAAGLTVDVGALSPPEPMPVPSSTPSIASLIRWDHNQEWDVARFSTSASGSDYEVKIDLESEDFRFVEGHTIDGRIILPATGYMVLAWQALCRLKGVQWEDTPVTFSDVNLHQATVLSTSSPTTLTVRILLVKGEFEIVVSDSVAASGRIHIGVDQSSEHASLMSFLGMSQGEGSTPSTATPSLQQKDVYRELRLRGYQYGGLFQGIVKADLAGTKGVLKWQDNWVPLMDTLLQFSLLGAKQRALMLPTRIRRVTVDPATFLAHLHQEGDVKTAMVHHNAKIGVTACRGLVIQGLKATLAPRRPTQDRPLLESYCFVPLSLTATHELSSKLTEETALGLLLDVCLENGPARGLKVVEGLCGNTCHAPALMKTLSRKPMMKVEYVVSAANTLSEEKKEELTNNAVQMKNDLPSSMSPAPFLLVLHQTQDVQEAEKMDEAAFILTDSKETADQLTQAGFLKVAAIEGLEFYLFRKKRSEVLPHTTLEISEKDTQFSWVTPLKQMIMAQENKAVWLLSSGEPVSGILGLVNCLRKEEGGEKIRCVFARDGKAVLSQSLLMQDLAMNVQHNKVWGTYRHLTLPQLVTKPSQHALLNVATRGDLASLTWFQMAQPEASDPGGRDSLLCEVYYAPLNFRDVMLATGKLPPDALPGDLATKECILGLEFAGMCEGRRVMGLVAAGGLATCVRADPLLTWDVPKRWSLKDAATLPVVYATAYYSLVVRGGLRSGESVLIHAGSGGVGQAAISIALAANCTVYTTVGSLEKRRALMKRFPQLTDDNFANSRDGSFEFHILEQTGGRGVDLVLNSLAGELLQASVRCLREHGRFLEIGKADLSNNAALGMAVFLKNVTFHGILLDSLFDASPDERRRLHTLVSEGIKKGVVNVLPSKQFSRDSAEDAFRYMAAGKHFGKVVLEVQPEKEPSSRPSKASELVPAVPRLAAHSHLVYLITGGLGGLGMELASWLINRGAKKLVLTSRRGITTGYQRLCVRRWSESGVSVRVVTQDASTLAGAKALLKEAAQDGPIGGIFHLAVVLQDALLENQTEETFRQVNKVKGEGAVALDTASRAACPDLHLWVTFSSVACGRGNIGQTNYGWANSVCERVVEERVRAGLPGVAIQWGGVGDVGILADTLGEIEVGGTKPQSVRSVLECLDTLLLAPCPVVSSFCLASSSAKSDGAGGASLLKAVANILGIKDVSKAPMDISLGDLGLDSLMSVEVKQTLEREADLVLSPTQVRELTLRALQDLDKGGASPAQDAAKAGKESSATGDNATSDDLTWLSLPLVPEVTVTVLKESGSSSIPLFLAAPIQGSADPLLQVAQRLDRPVYGLQYPPDLPCQSITQVARALVQELLRLHPSGEYAIGGYSFGTAVALEMTRMLEAEGRQPASIVLLDGSQSYVSGIIEGYKSRLDRAGSPAAESSSSAKAQEEAEVLMVFAMQFISMEAATLKKPLMSLNSWEERVNHVAKVVTQRRAASGVTSKNDIQDAVKAAELLYDRLRAGSEHRWEGHVKAPTLLVKAKDNPQSAALGHDYGLAKITKCSLQIEVVAGSHETFVLGASGQQVASIVQKFLKQTPGLTNGC from the exons CCTGCTCCTCGTCCATGGTGGCAATGCAGGAGGCGTGGTCGGCGATCAGCAGCGGCGAGGTGGAGGCGGCCGTGGTGGCGGGCACTAACCTGACCCTCAAGCCGCAAAACTCGATGCAGTTCAACGCCCTCAACATGCTGGCGACGGACGGGAAGTGCAAGTCCTTCGACGCCTCGGGGAACGG CTACGTGAGGAGCGAGGCCGCGGCGGTGATCTTCCTGCAGCGCGCCGCCGACGCCCGCCGCGTGTACGCCCACGTGGTGCACGTGCGCGCCAACACCGACGGCAGCAAGGGCGAGGGCATCACCTTCCCCTCCGGCGCGGTGCAGCGGCAGCTCCTGGAGGAGGTGTACAGCCACGCCGGAGTCTCCCCTCTTGACGTGTCCTACGTGGAGGCGCACGGCACAGGCACGAAG GCTGGTGACCCACAGGAGGTTGGGGCCCTTGCTGATGTGTTCTGCCCCGGCCGTTCCACCCCCCTGCTGGTGGGCTCCGTCAAGTCCAACATGGGCCACGCTGAGCCTGCCTCGGGCCTCTGCTCCATTGCCAAG GTGCTGCTGGCCATGCAACACAAGGAGCTGCCTGGCAACCTGCACTTCACTGCTCCCAACCCTGAAATTCCAGCTCTGAATGATGGCAGAATAAAG GTGGTGAGTGAGAACACCCCGTGGCCTGGAGGTTACGCAGCAGTCAACAGCTTTGGCTTCGGTGGCGCCAACGTGCATGTGCTCCTCCGCTCCCCCTCAGGCCCTTCCTTCGCCCAGGCTCCCCCTCATCCCACGGCCGTCCTTATTCCCTCCACACAGAGGATTCCCGACCCACCAGCCACCAATGGGGTTCTCGCACTGGACAAGTTGGCCTCTGTCAATGGCCATGATAGCACGGCCAAGACCTCTGACTCCTCGGCTTACAGCAGCTGGCCTCGCCTTGTGGTAGGAGCTGGTCGCACTGAGGAGGCTGTAACCACCATGCTGGAGGGGGCCAAGGCAAAGGGCACGCCAGCACTCTACAGCCTCCTGGACAAGCTCTCGGACATGCCCACCACCACCCATCCTGCTCGGGGCTTCACTGTCGTAAATTCAGAGAAAGATATTGTACAG GTTTCCCGGACATCCCCTAACACCCGTCCCCTGTGGCTGGTGTTCTCCGGCATGGGGTCCCAGTGGGTAGGCTGTGGCAAGGCCCTCCTGTGCTACCCAGTCTTTGCCAACTCCCTCAACAGGTGCCACGCTGCCCTGGCGCCCTATGGGGTGGACCTGAAGAACATCCTGACCTCTGAGGACCCGTCAGCCATGGCCTCCACGGCAGCTAGTTTTGCCTCCATCGCAGCCATGCAG GTTGCCTTGATGGACATGCTGAGGGTAGTGGGGATCCAGGAAGTCTCTGGCATGGTCGGCCACAGTGTTGGAGAGCTAGGTTGTGCCTACGCTGACGGCGCCCTGACAGCCGAACAAACGGTGCTGTCCGCCTACTGGAGAGGGAGGGCTGTGCAGGAGGCTAGTCTTCCCACTGGTGCCATGGCTGCTGTCG GTCTGAGTGCCAGTGAGGCTGAGAAGTGGTGTGAGGGCAGCGTGATGGTGGCTTGTCGCAACTCCAAGGATTCTGTCACACTCTCTGGCCCCAAGGAGGCCATGGAGAAGGTGATGGAGAAGCTGACGGCTGCCGAGGTGTTCTGCCGAGCTGTGCGTTCTGAGGGCGTTGCCTTCCACCACCCGTCACTCCGGGCTGCTGCTCCTCGCCTGCTGCAGGAGCTGACTAAA GTCATCCCGGTGGTGCGTCAACGGTCCAGCCGGTGGATCAGCTCCTCGGTGCCGGAGAGCAAGTGGGGGACTGTTGAGGCCAGCGCCGCCTCACCCCAGTACCTGGTCAACAACCTCCTCTCACCGG TGCTGTTTGCCGATGCTTTGGAGAAGATTCCAGCCGAggccgtggtggtggaggtgtctcCCCATGGCCTCCTGCAAGCTATCCTGCGACGCTCCCTGACCCAGGCCACGCCCATCCCCCTCATCAGGAAGGACGCCAagtgcatacacacacacttcctggaGGCCATTGGAAA AATGTATGCTGCTGGCCTCACGGTGGATGTGGGGGCACTTTCTCCACCCGAGCCCATGCCTGTCCCTTCTTCTACGCCATCCATTGCTAGCCTCATTAG GTGGGACCACAACCAGGAATGGGATGTGGCTCGCTTCAGCACCTCGGCCTCAGGGTCAGACTACGAGGTGAAGATTGACCTGGAGAGCGAGGACTTCCGCTTCGTCGAGGGCCACACCATTGACGGGAGGATCATCTTGCCTGCCACGGGTTACATG GTGCTGGCGTGGCAGGCTTTGTGCCGCCTGAAGGGGGTGCAGTGGGAGGACACACCTGTCACCTTCTCAGACGTTAACCTTCACCAAGCCACCGTCCTCTCCACCTCATCCCCCACCACACTCACTGTCAGGATCCTGCTGGTCAAGGGAGAATTCGAG ATTGTTGTAAGTGACTCTGTTGCTGCTTCTGGCCGTATTCACATTGGAGTGGACCAGTCGAGTGAGCACGCTTCCCTCATGAGCTTCCTGGGCATGTCACAGGGCGAGGGTAGCACCCCCAGCACCGCCACCCCTTCCCTGCAACAGAAGGACGTGTACCGAGAGCTGCGCCTTCGTGGCTACCAGTACGGTGGCCTCTTCCAGGGCATCGTGAAGGCTGACCTTGCAG GCACAAAGGGAGTCCTCAAGTGGCAGGACAACTGGGTGCCGCTGATGGACACGCTGCTCCAGTTCTCGCTGCTCGGGGCCAAGCAGCGCGCTCTCATGCTGCCCACCAGGATCCGCAGGGTGACCGTGGATCCCGCCACCTTCCTTGCCCACCTGCACCAGGAGGGCGACGTCAAGACTGCAATG GTTCACCACAATGCCAAAATTGGAGTCACTGCCTGCAGAGGGCTGGTCATCCAGGGCCTCAAGGCTACCCTGGCCCCAAGACGACCCACCCAGGACAGGCCACTGCTGGAGAGCTATTGCTTCGTGCCCCTCAGCCTGACTGCCACCCATGAACTCTCCAGCAAACTGACAGAGGAGACTGCTCTGGGGCTGTTGCTGGACGTGTGTCTTGAGAACGGCCCGGCACGAGGGCTGAAGGTTGTGGAGGGGCTGTGTGGGAACACATGTCATGCCCCAGCGCTCATGAAGACACTCTCAAGGAAGCCCATGATGAAG GTGGAGTATGTAGTGAGTGCAGCCAACACACTgtcagaagagaagaaagaagaactaaCAAACAATGCAGTGCAGATGAAGAACGACCTCCCATCAAGCATGTCTCCGGcacccttcctccttgtcctccaccaAACACAAGACGTCCAGGAGGCAGAGAAGATGGATGAAGCTGCTTTCATCTTGACCGACAGCAAGGAAACGGCTGACCAACTGACACAAGCTGGTTTTCTTAAAGTGGCAGCTATTGAAGGGCTTGAGTTCTACCTCTTCAGAAAG AAGCGCAGTGAGGTGCTACCACACACTACCCTGGAGATCAGCGAGAAGGACACGCAGTTCTCTTGGGTGACGCCTCTCAAGCAAATGATCATGGCCCAGGAGAACAAGGCTGTGTGGCTCCTGTCTTCTGGCGAGCCCGTCTCTGGCATCCTGGGTCTTGTTAACTGTCTgcgtaaggaggagggaggagaaaagataag GTGTGTGTTTGCCCGAGATGGTAAGGCTGTGTTGAGTCAATCCCTTCTGATGCAAGACTTGGCAATGAACGTCCAACATAACAAGGTTTGGGGCACATACAGGCACCTGACTCTGCCCCAGCTGGTCACCAAGCCGTCCCAACATGCCCTCCTCAATGTGGCCACCCGGGGCGACCTGGCCTCCCTCACTTGGTTCCAGATGGCTCAGCCAGAGGCCAGCGATCCAGGTGGCCGTGATTCTCTCCTCTGTGAAGTGTATTATGCTCCTCTTAACTTCAGGGATGTCATGCTGGCCACAGGAAAGCTGCCTCCTGATGCCCTGCCTGGAGACCTGGCTACAAAG GAGTGCATTCTTGGCCTTGAGTTTGCTGGCATGTGCGAGGGCCGGCGTGTGATGGGTCTGGTGGCTGCGGGAGGCCTGGCAACGTGTGTCCGAGCCGACCCTCTCCTGACTTGGGATGTGCCCAAGCGTTGGTCCCTGAAGGACGCCGCCACTCTGCCCGTGGTGTATGCTACG GCCTATTATTCTCTGGTGGTGCGTGGAGGCCTCAGGAGTGGGGAGAGTGTGTTGATCCATGCTGGGTCTGGGGGAGTGGGCCAGGCTGCCATCAGCATTGCCCTGGCTGCCAACTGTACTGTCTACACCACTGTCGGCAGCCTTGAAAAGCGACGCGCCCTGATGAAGCGTTTCCCGCAG CTGACGGATGATAACTTTGCCAACTCACGCGATGGATCCTTTGAGTTCCACATCCTGGAGCAGACCGGGGGGCGAGGGGTGGACCTGGTGCTGAACTCACTGGCCGGGGAGCTCCTCCAGGCCTCAGTCAGGTGTTTGAGGGAGCACGGACGCTTCCTGGAGATCGGCAAGGCTGACCTGTCCAACAATGCAGCCCTGG GTATGGCAGTATTCCTCAAGAACGTCACCTTCCATGGCATTCTGCTGGACTCGCTCTTTGATGCGTCTCCGGATGAGCGGCGGAGGCTCCACACCCTTGTCAGCGAGGGTATCAAGAAGGGCGTGGTGAATGTCCTGCCGTCCAAACAGTTCAGCCGGGACTCTGCTGAAGACGCCTTTAG GTACATGGCGGCTGGGAAGCACTTCggcaaggtggtgctggaggTGCAGCCTGAGAAAGAACCGTCCTCAAGGCCCTCAAAGGCGTCCGAACTTGTGCCAGCTGTGCCACGTCTGGCTGCCCACTCGCACCTGGTCTACCTCATTACTGGTGGGCTGGGAGGTCTGGGAATGGAGCTGGCCAGCTGGCTGATCAATCGCGGTGCCAAGAAGCTGGTGCTCACCTCACGAAGGGGCATCACCACAGGATACCAG AGGCTGTGTGTGCGGCGGTGGAGTGAGTCCggggtgagtgtgcgggtggtgaCGCAGGACGCCTCCACCCTGGCCGGGGCAAAGGCTCTGCTCAAGGAGGCAGCCCAGGACGGACCCATCGGAGGCATCTTCCACCTGGCTGTG GTTCTTCAAGATGCTTTGCTGGAAAACCAAACAGAGGAGACCTTCAGGCAGGTGAACAAGGTAAAGGGTGAAGGAGCCGTGGCCCTGGACACTGCCTCCCGTGCTGCCTGCCCTGACCTGCACCTGTGGGTCACCTTCTCCAGCGTCGCCTGTGGCAGGGGCAACATTG GCCAAACTAACTACGGCTGGGCCAACTCTGTGTGTGAACGTGTGGTTGAGGAGCGTGTGAGGGCCGGGCTGCCGGGCGTGGCCATCCAGTGGGGTGGTGTAGGGGATGTTGGCATCCTTGCTGACACCCTGGGAGAAATTGAG GTTGGTGGCACAAAGCCCCAGTCAGTGCGGTCGGTCCTGGAGTGCCTGGACACCCTGCTGCTGGCCCCCTGCCCTGTGGTGTCCTCCTTctgcctggcctcctcctccgccaagaGTGACGGGGCTGGCGGTGCGTCGCTGCTCAAGGCTGTCGCAAACATTCTTG GCATCAAGGACGTCTCCAAGGCACCCATGGACATCAGCCTCGGGGATCTCGGCCTTGACTCCCTCATGAGTGTCGAGGTGAAGCAGACCCTGGAGCGCGAGGCGGACTTGGTGCTGTCACCCACCCAAGTGCGGGAACTCACCCTGCGTGCCCTGCAGGACCTGGACAAGGGCGGCGCAAGTCCTGCTCAGGATGCGGCCAAGG CAGGGAAGGAGTCCTCTGCAACAGGTGACAATGCCACCTCTGACGACCTTACCTGGCTGAGCCTTCCCCTGGTGCCTGAAGTGACAGTTACTGTCCTGAAGGAGTCTGGAAGCTCAAGCATTCCACTCTTCCTGGCTGCCCCCATCCAAGGCTCAGCCGACCCTTTGCTGCAGGTGGCTCAGAGGCTAGACAGGCCTGTGTATGGCCTTCAGTACCCACCTGACCTTCCCTGCCAGTCCATCACCCAGGTGGCTCGGGCATTAGTCCAG GAGCTGCTGCGCCTGCACCCATCAGGAGAGTATGCCATTGGAGGCTATTCCTTCGGCACCGCTGTGGCTCTGGAGATGACCAGAATGCTGGAGGCTGAGGGTCGGCAGCCAGCCTCCATTGTGCTGCTGGATGGCTCTCAGTCCTATGTGTCTGGCATCATTGAGGGCTACAAGTCCCGCCTGGACCGTGCTGGTTCACCTGCAGCTGAGTCCTCCAGCAGCGCCAAGGcccaggaggaggcagaggtgcTGATGGTGTTTGCCATGCAGTTCATCTCCATGGAGGCGGCCACTCTGAAGAAGCCCCTGATGTCCCTGAACTCCTGGGAGGAAAGGGTGAACCATGTGGCCAAGGTGGTGACCCAGAGAAGAGCCGCTTCTGGTGTCACTTCCAAGAATGACATTCAAGAT GCTGTGAAAGCGGCAGAATTATTGTATGATCGGCTGAGGGCAGGCAGTGAGCACCGCTGGGAGGGGCACGTGAAGGCCCCAACCCTGCTGGTCAAGGCCAAAGACAACCCTCAGTCAGCTGCTCTGGGCCATGACTACGGCCTTGCCAAG ATCACCAAGTGCAGCTTACAGATAGAGGTGGTGGCCGGCAGTCATGAGACCTTTGTGCTGGGTGCCAGTGGCCAGCAAGTGGCCAGTATTGTTCAGAAATTCCTCAAACAGACACCCGGACTAACGAATGGGTGCTGA